Part of the Zingiber officinale cultivar Zhangliang chromosome 8A, Zo_v1.1, whole genome shotgun sequence genome, aattaaaaatttagattttgtatatTTAATGGTTggataatttgtaatttagtttttgtataaactctaaatatgtaattagtttttttattagttgttagttaattgtaatttgtgaatattgataatttatgttaaattaattttattttttaaaagaattgtgtcgaatgatattaaataatttaattgtgtTATTGTTAAATTGTTCACATCACTTTATATTGATAATTTTTCCCATACATTATAATTTGTAGAAAATGTtgaaatattttgcaaagagGCCTAGGAGTTCAATTGAATCGTCTAGTGTTCCGGATGAAAAATCTACTCCTGCACCACAActaccaccacctcctcctccgcaaattttatttgaaaatattgaaaatctgagTAGTGAAGTAGAAATTATTGTTGATCCTGGTTTAcgaaaattgattgaagagtatgATGTTGGTGCTAGAGATCGTATTCGAAAAGAATATGTTGCTATGGGCCCTTGTCAACCTCGAGGCCATaattttccaagaaaaaaaatgggtaaagacaatagatgtttcagagagatttggtttaaAGACCTTGATTGGTTGGAGTATAGTGTTTCAAAGGATGCAGCCTTTTGTTTCTGGTGTTATCTTTTTAGACCTAGTAATATAGGGTTTGGAGGAGATGATGTGTTTACAAGATCTGGTTTCATAAATTGGAAAAAAGCAATTGAAAAATTCAATGAGCATGTAGGTGGAGTTGGTAGTGCGCACAATGAGGCAAGAATACAATTTGAAGGtttcaagaatcaaagacaaagtGTGGAGTATTCATTTTCATCAGGGAAACATGAGCTTGAAGTTGCTTATCACAAACGCTTGACttccattttaaaagtaattcgatTTTTGTTGTTACAAGGATTACCTTTTCGGGGGCATGATGAGTCTTCGACATCATCCAATAgaggaaattttttagaattgctCAAATGGTATAGATCGGAGTGTCTAGAAGTTGCGGCGGTTGTTGGAATAAATGCACCtggaaataatcaaatgattgcccCAAAAATTCAGAAGCAATTGGTGAATGCTTGTGCAGTTGAGACCACAAATGCTATTCTAGATGATCTTGGAGATAGGTGGTTCACTTTACTACTTGATGAGGCTCGTGACTGTTCAGTGAAAGAGCAAATGGCAGTTGTTATTAGATATGTGAACAAATATGGAGAGGTGATTGAACGATTTATGACTGTAGTTCATGTTGCAACAACTACAGCTGCTTGTTTGAAGGAGGCAATCGACTCTTTATTTGCTAAGTATGGTTTGTCAGTGGCGAGATTGAGgggtcaaggatatgatggtgcttCAAATATGTCTGGAGAATTTAATGGATTAAAGTCACTGATAATGAAAGAAAATCCGTATGCATTgtatgttcattgttttgctcatcaactcCAACTAGTGGTTGTAGCTGTTGCTCAAGCAAATCAATATGTTTGTGATTTCATGTGGATTGTTGGTTCAATTGTGAATACATCTGCATCATCTTGCAAAAGGGTCGACAAACTTCAACAACTTGAACATGACAGAAAAGTTAAACTTCTTGAAAGAGGAGAGATTAGTTCTGGTAGAGGACTAAACCAAGAAACTAGTCTAGCTAGACCTGGAGATACACGATGGGGGTCTCATCATTCAACTTTATGTCGTATTGAACAAATGTGGCCATCTGTTATAGAGGTTCTTCAAAATTTGATTGATGATGGTGATCGTTCTTCTAAGGGTTTAAGTAGAACTTTGGTTGAAAGAATGGAGAGGTAtgaatttgtgtttattttactATTGATGAAACGTATATTGGCAATCACAAATCATTTGTCAACCGTTCTACAAGAGAAAGATCAAAATATTGTGAATGCGATGCGTTTGATCAATAATGTGAAATGCAAATTGCAAAAGTTGAGAGATTCTGGATGGGATATTTTACTTGAGGATGTGAAGAAGTTTTGTAACACTCGTTccattgaaataattaatatgaCAGATAACATCAACAGCCGTAGTCGTTTGAAGAGAGATGgaaaaaatgttaatttttatcactactaccatgttgaaatcttttgtgaggtaatttcataattctttttttgtttaccgtcaattaaattcttttaaacagtagcatatttattaatttttacttttgttgtttgatttttaaattgtAGGTTATCGATATTATTCTACATGAGATGGATAGTCGTTTCTCTGAAACAACTACAGATTTGTTGATTAATATGTCATGCCTTGATCCTAGGAACTCGTTCTCTAGATTTGATGCATAGAAGTTAGTGCGTCTGGCTCATTTTTATGAGGATGGTTTTTCTTGGAATGAGCGTATGTTGGTTGAACAAGAGCTTGAAACATATATTGATGACGTCAGATCAGATGAACGGTTTGAAGGCATTTCAGATTTGGGAGCTCTTGCAAAGAAAATGATTGAAACAATGAAGAACCGTGTGTTTCCTTTGGTTTATCGGATGATTGAGCTAGCCTTACTTCTTCCAGTTGCTACTGCAACCGTTGAAAGAGTGTTTTCGGCAATGAATATTGTCAAAACAGATTTGCGAAACAGGATTggagatgaatggatgaatgaTAGTTTAGTAGTCTATATCGAGAAAGATGTTTTTAATACTGTCGACAATGAGCTAATTTTACAGCGTTTTCAGAACATGGAGTCTCGAAGAATGCAATTGTCACGTATTCGTTAGTAGACTGCTTTAATATTTCAATATTATTGTATGAGTTTTTTTCATAATATTATACCTTTTTCTCCTGTATGCCaagttatttaaattattttttttaattacatagAAGTTATTAACTGTTAAAAAAAATTCGCCATGCTCAGATCGCGGCCGCCTCTCCATGATTAAATTCCTAGATCCGCCACTGTGTGTATTAGATATTTGTTGATGTATAAATTGTTTAAAACTTCTCGTGATGATTGGATtgtatggatattagatattttgTGATGATTGGATTTGATGTATGAATTGTGATTTGGTTTAGATATGATGTGTTGAATAAGATATGTATGGATTTGATATATAGTTTGATAGATATTTTTATATTCCTGATTCAATGCATAAAATAGTTATTTTTGGATATATTTTTTGCATTTTGCAATGAATTTAGTGACGATAAATTTTTATAGCAAATCTATCGTAATGTATCGAAAAAACTGCGACGAAATCTACGCCGAATCCATAAATTTGTTGCAGAATCTCAAAAATTGTCACATATTTTGCGATGAATTTCTAAATTCATCACAGAATATGTGACAAATCCCTAAATTCATCACAGATTTCTACGACGAATCTCTAAATTTGTCATAGAATCTGCGATGAATTTCTAAATTCGTCACAAAATCTGTGATAATTTTCTAAATTCGTGGCATATTTCGGCAACAAATTTTGGGGTTCATCACAAAAATTGGCAACAAATTTTTAAATTCATAGCAAAATCGACGAGGAATTTCTAAATTTGTCTCAACAATTGGTGATGGATTTGAAAATTCATTGGAAACTCTGTGACGAAAACAAAATCTTCAGACCTGTGTTTCTAAATTTTGCTAtgtttttttattacaaatttacaactaattttaggaaaaaataaaattatatatatatatatatatatatatatatagctatgACATGCTAACCTACTTTCGACTTCGGTTAGATAGGAATTTAGTAAATCTCTTACACGAATATGCACAATAGCAAACTTGCTCGTTGATAATATTACTTTAgcaggattttatttttaattaaggtATTCAGCTTTTTAGTTCGATTAATCTAGAAGGTGGGTGATCTTTTAGTCCGATTAATCAAAGAGGTGGATAGACAGATAGTCTTCCCACTAATTCGTCCCCCAAATAATCCGGAAGCAGAGCGACTCCTAATATGGTAGTTTgatagttcggatcctctgttttaaaatttttttattctcATGTTCCACTGTCGATCGGACGGtctagattacatctcaaggtatcatggcatatttaagatgtgtgcagtatccttgtgatgtgcaaggcatccttgagatgtaatctggaccgtccgatcgacagtggaacatggagatagagaaatttcaggacagaggatccgaactaggtagtttga contains:
- the LOC122011237 gene encoding zinc finger MYM-type protein 1-like encodes the protein MRQEYNLKVSRIKDKVWRLPFRGHDESSTSSNRGNFLELLKWYRSECLEVAAVVGINAPGNNQMIAPKIQKQLVNACAVETTNAILDDLGDRWFTLLLDEARDCSVKEQMAVVIRYVNKYGEVIERFMTVVHVATTTAACLKEAIDSLFAKYGLSVARLRGQGYDGASNMSGEFNGLKSLIMKENPYALYVHCFAHQLQLVVVAVAQANQYVCDFMWIVGSIVNTSASSCKRVDKLQQLEHDRKVKLLERGEISSGRGLNQETSLARPGDTRWGSHHSTLCRIEQMWPSVIEVLQNLIDDGDRSSKGLSRTLVERMERYEFVFILLLMKRILAITNHLSTVLQEKDQNIVNAMRLINNVKCKLQKLRDSGWDILLEDVKKFCNTRSIEIINMTDNINSRSRLKRDGKNVIDIILHEMDSRFSETTTDLLINMSCLDPRNSFSRFDA